A DNA window from Mariprofundus aestuarium contains the following coding sequences:
- the gcvPB gene encoding aminomethyl-transferring glycine dehydrogenase subunit GcvPB, translated as MSNPDYRYSGTNGIQHEEPLLFEHAHEAPESLNLPGVVGPISDALKSFARKKPANIPGLSEPETVRHFVRMSQWNHGIETGFYPLGSCTMKYNPRVNEQVVRLPGLAHIHPDQPEDTTQGVLELLYETQQWLGDISGLPHVTLQPAAGAHGELVGLMMIRACLDARGETNRRKVLVPDSAHGTNPASAALCGMQTVELKSGADGRIDLDELKAHLDGDTAALMMTNPNTAGAFESDIKEICQLVHDAGGMVYGDGANLNALVGVARPGDMGIDCLHINVHKTFSTPHGGGGPGGGPVAVNETLAPYLPVPRIEKHEDRYALVHSDDNSIGPVLGSAGQIGVLLRANAYISAFGREHLHQIAEDAVLNANYVLHRLKDRYHVPFAGLCKHECLLTDEYQNSHGVKTLDIAKRLIDLGFHPMTVYFPLIVHGAMLIEPTETESRETLDAFCDAMLEIADACEAGDTDMLHEAPVKPFRRRLDETKAARSPVLVWQEQ; from the coding sequence ATGAGCAACCCAGACTACAGATACTCGGGCACCAACGGCATCCAGCATGAGGAGCCACTTCTCTTTGAACACGCCCACGAAGCACCTGAGTCGCTCAACCTTCCGGGTGTAGTAGGTCCGATTTCAGATGCGTTGAAGAGCTTTGCGCGTAAAAAACCTGCCAATATTCCAGGCCTTTCCGAACCGGAAACGGTTCGTCATTTCGTGCGCATGTCGCAGTGGAATCACGGCATCGAGACCGGCTTCTATCCACTGGGCTCCTGCACGATGAAATATAACCCGCGCGTTAACGAGCAGGTGGTTCGCCTGCCTGGTCTGGCTCACATCCACCCGGATCAGCCCGAGGACACAACGCAGGGTGTACTTGAACTGCTTTATGAGACGCAACAGTGGCTGGGTGACATTTCAGGCCTGCCGCATGTTACCCTACAGCCTGCAGCCGGTGCCCACGGCGAGCTGGTTGGACTGATGATGATTCGCGCCTGTCTGGACGCGCGAGGAGAAACCAATCGCCGTAAGGTACTGGTTCCCGATTCCGCCCACGGCACCAACCCTGCATCCGCCGCACTCTGCGGCATGCAGACGGTAGAACTGAAGTCAGGAGCGGATGGACGCATCGATCTGGATGAGCTGAAAGCACATCTGGATGGTGATACCGCAGCTCTGATGATGACCAACCCGAACACCGCCGGCGCCTTTGAATCCGATATCAAGGAGATCTGCCAGTTGGTTCACGATGCCGGCGGCATGGTTTATGGAGATGGTGCCAATCTCAATGCACTGGTCGGCGTGGCGCGCCCCGGCGATATGGGCATCGACTGCCTGCATATCAATGTGCATAAAACCTTCTCCACCCCGCATGGTGGTGGCGGCCCTGGTGGTGGCCCTGTGGCTGTCAATGAAACGCTGGCCCCTTATCTGCCGGTGCCGCGCATTGAAAAGCATGAAGACCGTTACGCGCTGGTACATAGCGATGACAACTCTATCGGCCCTGTGCTCGGATCAGCAGGCCAGATTGGTGTGCTGTTGCGTGCCAATGCCTACATCTCCGCCTTTGGCCGTGAACATCTACACCAGATTGCCGAGGATGCGGTACTCAATGCCAACTATGTACTGCACCGCCTGAAGGATCGTTATCACGTGCCGTTTGCAGGCCTGTGCAAACATGAGTGCCTGCTCACCGATGAGTATCAGAACAGCCACGGTGTCAAAACGCTCGATATCGCCAAGCGACTGATTGATCTCGGCTTCCATCCGATGACCGTCTACTTCCCGCTGATTGTACATGGTGCAATGCTGATCGAACCGACAGAAACCGAATCCCGTGAAACCCTGGATGCCTTCTGTGATGCGATGCTGGAGATTGCCGATGCATGCGAAGCGGGAGACACCGATATGCTTCACGAAGCCCCGGTCAAGCCGTTCCGCCGCAGGCTCGATGAGACCAAGGCAGCAAGATCCCCTGTGCTGGTGTGGCAGGAGCAGTAA
- a CDS encoding protoporphyrinogen/coproporphyrinogen oxidase, whose amino-acid sequence MSERYDLIVIGAGISGLAMAFEAKQAGMKVLVLEKEERAGGCFDSPTIEGDEPFWLEMGTHTCFNSYGRLLRILKKVGLMDRMGARQKLRYKMLADGKLVSIPSRLKFVELFANAWRIFSTTKDGKSVQEYYRAIVGPNNYANVFSHAFNAVLCQQADDVPAGMLFRKRPRDKNVMRSYTFPEGLNNIIAELEKRVECRKGQAIELVAYDENNGFSVTLADSSVHADQLVVATPVLAASRLLKGAFPELAEQLGWVNEVEIETVGIVVSKDDLPLEPVAGIIAADGDFYSSVSRDIVEHAQFRGMAFHFKPGLLDENQKIERICTLLQLQRHQLIQIYHKTNRLPSPDMGHHVLMHKVDELLAEKPLALIGNYFEGVAVEDCLARVESEFKRLSQIR is encoded by the coding sequence ATGAGTGAAAGATACGATCTTATTGTGATTGGGGCAGGCATCTCAGGCCTTGCGATGGCATTTGAAGCAAAGCAGGCCGGAATGAAAGTGCTAGTGCTAGAGAAGGAGGAGCGGGCCGGCGGCTGCTTCGATTCGCCTACGATCGAAGGCGATGAACCGTTCTGGCTGGAGATGGGCACGCACACCTGCTTTAACTCCTATGGGCGCCTTCTCAGGATTCTCAAAAAAGTCGGCCTGATGGATCGGATGGGGGCGCGCCAGAAGCTGCGCTACAAGATGCTGGCCGACGGCAAGCTTGTGTCGATCCCGTCGCGCCTGAAATTCGTCGAGCTCTTCGCCAACGCGTGGCGAATTTTCTCGACCACAAAGGACGGCAAGTCGGTGCAGGAGTACTACCGCGCCATTGTTGGCCCGAACAACTATGCCAATGTATTCAGTCACGCCTTTAACGCCGTGCTCTGCCAGCAGGCGGATGATGTGCCTGCTGGGATGCTGTTTCGCAAGCGTCCCCGTGACAAAAACGTTATGCGCAGCTACACCTTCCCCGAAGGGTTGAATAACATTATTGCCGAGCTGGAAAAGCGCGTGGAGTGCAGGAAGGGGCAGGCCATTGAGCTTGTCGCATATGATGAGAACAATGGTTTCTCGGTGACACTTGCCGATAGCTCCGTGCATGCCGATCAGCTGGTTGTCGCTACACCGGTGCTGGCGGCATCGCGCCTGTTGAAGGGCGCGTTCCCTGAGCTCGCAGAGCAGCTTGGCTGGGTGAATGAGGTGGAGATTGAGACAGTAGGTATCGTGGTGAGTAAAGATGACCTGCCGCTTGAACCGGTAGCAGGCATTATTGCGGCCGATGGCGATTTCTATTCGTCTGTGTCACGCGATATCGTTGAGCATGCGCAGTTTCGCGGCATGGCATTCCATTTCAAGCCGGGTCTCCTGGATGAAAACCAGAAGATTGAGCGCATCTGCACGCTGCTGCAGCTTCAGCGCCACCAGCTTATTCAGATCTATCACAAGACCAATCGCCTGCCGAGCCCGGACATGGGACATCATGTGCTGATGCATAAGGTGGATGAGTTGCTGGCAGAGAAACCGCTGGCATTGATCGGCAACTACTTCGAAGGGGTTGCCGTCGAGGACTGTCTGGCACGCGTGGAGAGTGAGTTTAAGCGCCTTTCTCAAATCAGATGA
- a CDS encoding aminotransferase class I/II-fold pyridoxal phosphate-dependent enzyme: MRRIDQIEPFRVMQLLERAKELEAEGRKIIHMEIGEPDFPTPASVIEAAKAALDSGDNFYTPSTGNPELQKALSRWYADEYGVSIAAERILITPGTSGAFSLIYAALLEDGESVLLSDPGYPCQRNFIRLSGAEPLNIPVGPETRYHLSADLIEKNWRLGTRAALVINPSNPTGTLIADDELKKVAAACRRLGGYLISDEIYHGLTYGTKARSALEFDDHAIVVNGFSKRWAMTGWRIGWIIVPDELIDACRRVMQNIFIAAPTLSQNAALAAIAATDEIEVMRKAYGERRNYLLSELPKLGFDIVVEPQGAFYIYADVSRITGDSRRFCWDMLEKSGVAITPGEDFGRYKSNQHLRFSYATSLDDIREGIARIRKHLESA; encoded by the coding sequence ATGCGAAGAATTGACCAGATCGAACCATTCCGCGTCATGCAGCTGCTGGAGCGAGCTAAGGAGCTGGAGGCCGAAGGTCGCAAGATTATCCACATGGAGATCGGCGAACCCGATTTCCCAACACCGGCCTCGGTAATTGAAGCAGCTAAAGCTGCGCTTGATAGCGGCGACAATTTCTATACCCCCTCCACCGGCAATCCCGAGCTGCAAAAAGCTTTAAGCCGTTGGTATGCGGATGAATACGGCGTGAGTATTGCAGCCGAACGCATCCTGATCACCCCCGGCACATCCGGTGCTTTTAGCCTGATCTATGCCGCCCTTCTCGAAGATGGGGAGTCGGTGCTTCTCTCCGATCCCGGCTACCCCTGCCAGCGCAATTTTATTCGCCTTTCAGGCGCTGAGCCACTCAATATCCCGGTTGGGCCTGAAACGCGCTATCACCTCTCTGCCGACCTGATTGAGAAGAACTGGCGGCTGGGCACACGTGCCGCCCTGGTGATTAACCCATCAAATCCAACCGGCACCCTGATTGCAGATGATGAACTCAAAAAGGTTGCTGCAGCCTGTCGCAGGCTGGGTGGTTATCTGATCTCGGATGAGATCTACCACGGTCTCACCTACGGCACTAAAGCCCGTAGTGCACTGGAGTTCGACGATCATGCCATTGTCGTCAACGGCTTCTCCAAACGCTGGGCCATGACCGGCTGGCGCATCGGCTGGATCATCGTTCCCGATGAGCTGATCGATGCCTGCCGGCGTGTGATGCAGAACATCTTTATTGCAGCCCCCACCCTCTCCCAGAACGCGGCGCTCGCGGCAATTGCTGCGACCGATGAGATCGAAGTCATGCGCAAAGCATATGGCGAGCGGCGTAACTACCTGCTGAGTGAGCTGCCGAAACTCGGTTTTGATATTGTCGTAGAGCCACAGGGGGCATTCTATATCTATGCCGATGTCAGCAGGATTACCGGTGATTCACGCCGTTTCTGCTGGGATATGCTCGAAAAATCCGGCGTGGCCATCACGCCGGGTGAGGATTTCGGACGTTACAAATCCAATCAGCATCTGCGCTTCTCTTATGCCACAAGCCTGGATGATATCCGCGAAGGTATCGCGCGGATCCGGAAGCACCTGGAAAGCGCCTGA
- the secA gene encoding preprotein translocase subunit SecA — MFKVLTKLFGSRNDRLLKELWPMAEQINALEADMQALSDEELAAKTVEFQQRIADGASVDDLLFEAFAVVREASVRTLGLRHFDAQLIGGIILHQGKIAEMKTGEGKTLTATLSVYLNALPGKGAHVITVNDYLAKRDAEMMGKLYGFLGLSTGVIVHGISNEERQAAYAADITYGTNNEFGFDYLRDNMAFSAEELVQRGHHYAIVDEVDSILIDEARTPLIISGPAEQAGELYTQGDALIKQLNPEDFEKDEKDRAVSYTEIGNDHVEELFREAGLLTSGTLYDPENVNLMHAATQALRANTLFTREHDYIVRDDEVIIIDEFTGRMMPGRRYSDGLHQALEAKEGVTVQPENQTLASITFQNYFRMYSKLAGMTGTADTEAEEFEKIYKLEVVIVPTNKDMIRNDVADVIYRDEEDKFEAIVNDIEVVHKEGAPLLVGTISIEKSEYLSEQLKKKGIKHEVLNAKHHEREAEIVSQAGRKGAVTIATNMAGRGTDIMLGGNPDMLIAQLPAKLSDAERETKAEEIRAICLAEHIEVVALGGLHILGTERHESRRIDNQLRGRSGRQGDPGTTRFYLSLEDDLMRIFGGEKMQAMLTKMGFEKGEAIEHPWVTKAIENSQKKVEGRNFDIRKQLLEYDDVMNQQRDVVYSQRRELLSADDVHDVIEDMQADFSVHIGAEFLDGHPEAWHMDELRDALKERLSIESDPKAWFEADDVETAEDMIEKIKDALKEHMAAKEAITGAEQMRGFEKYLVLQILDHHWKEHLLAMDHLRQSVGLRGYAQKQPIQEYKRESFELFEAMLNKVREQTMIALHSVEVEMQTPVVEEAPREAAPVTYNLGEEEEVEAQHTYKRDHPKVGRNEPCPCGSGKKYKQCHGKHG, encoded by the coding sequence ATGTTTAAAGTCCTGACCAAGCTGTTTGGTAGCCGCAATGACCGTTTATTAAAAGAGTTGTGGCCTATGGCCGAGCAGATCAATGCGCTGGAAGCCGATATGCAGGCACTCTCCGATGAGGAGCTGGCCGCCAAAACCGTGGAGTTCCAACAGCGCATCGCTGATGGCGCCAGCGTCGACGACCTTCTTTTTGAAGCCTTTGCGGTAGTTCGTGAGGCCTCCGTGCGCACACTCGGACTTCGCCATTTCGATGCCCAGTTGATCGGCGGTATCATTCTGCATCAGGGCAAGATTGCCGAGATGAAGACCGGTGAAGGTAAAACCCTGACCGCAACACTCTCTGTCTATCTCAACGCCCTGCCGGGCAAAGGAGCACATGTCATCACCGTCAACGACTATCTGGCCAAGCGTGATGCCGAGATGATGGGTAAACTCTATGGTTTCCTTGGCCTCTCCACCGGTGTCATCGTGCATGGCATCAGTAATGAGGAGCGTCAGGCCGCTTATGCAGCTGACATTACCTACGGCACCAACAACGAATTCGGTTTTGACTACCTGCGCGACAATATGGCTTTTAGCGCTGAGGAGCTGGTGCAGCGCGGCCACCACTACGCCATTGTCGATGAGGTGGACTCCATCCTGATTGATGAGGCGCGTACGCCACTGATTATCTCTGGTCCGGCCGAGCAGGCTGGCGAGCTCTACACCCAGGGTGATGCCCTGATCAAGCAGCTTAACCCGGAAGATTTCGAGAAAGACGAGAAGGACCGTGCAGTCTCCTATACAGAGATCGGCAATGATCATGTCGAAGAACTTTTCCGTGAGGCAGGCCTGCTGACCAGCGGCACCCTCTACGACCCTGAAAACGTGAACCTGATGCATGCAGCTACGCAGGCACTGCGCGCCAATACCCTGTTTACCCGCGAACATGACTACATCGTGCGCGACGACGAAGTGATCATCATCGACGAGTTCACCGGCCGCATGATGCCGGGACGCCGTTACTCCGATGGCCTGCATCAGGCCCTCGAAGCCAAGGAAGGGGTTACTGTCCAGCCGGAAAACCAGACGCTGGCTTCCATCACCTTCCAGAACTACTTCCGCATGTACAGTAAATTGGCAGGCATGACCGGCACAGCTGATACCGAGGCCGAAGAGTTCGAGAAGATCTACAAACTGGAAGTGGTCATCGTTCCAACCAATAAGGATATGATCCGAAACGATGTTGCCGATGTCATCTATCGTGATGAAGAGGATAAGTTCGAGGCGATCGTCAATGATATTGAGGTCGTACACAAAGAGGGCGCACCGCTGCTGGTCGGCACCATCTCTATCGAGAAATCAGAATACCTCTCTGAACAGCTGAAGAAAAAAGGCATCAAGCATGAGGTACTTAACGCCAAACACCACGAGCGCGAGGCGGAGATCGTCTCCCAAGCAGGGCGTAAGGGTGCTGTAACCATCGCTACAAACATGGCAGGTCGCGGAACCGATATCATGCTCGGTGGTAACCCGGACATGCTGATTGCACAGCTTCCAGCCAAGCTTTCCGATGCTGAACGTGAAACCAAAGCAGAAGAGATCAGGGCAATATGCCTTGCCGAACATATCGAGGTAGTCGCACTCGGTGGTCTGCATATTCTCGGCACTGAACGTCACGAGTCACGCCGTATCGACAATCAGCTGCGCGGCCGTTCAGGCCGCCAGGGTGATCCGGGCACAACCCGTTTCTATCTCTCGCTTGAAGATGACCTGATGCGCATCTTCGGCGGTGAAAAGATGCAGGCCATGCTGACCAAAATGGGCTTCGAGAAAGGTGAGGCTATCGAACACCCGTGGGTGACCAAGGCGATCGAGAACTCGCAGAAGAAGGTAGAGGGCCGCAACTTCGATATTCGCAAACAGCTGCTTGAGTATGATGATGTCATGAACCAGCAGCGCGATGTAGTCTACTCTCAGCGTCGCGAACTGCTAAGTGCTGATGATGTGCACGATGTCATTGAGGACATGCAGGCAGATTTTTCTGTCCACATTGGTGCCGAATTTCTCGATGGTCACCCAGAAGCGTGGCATATGGATGAGCTGCGTGATGCGCTGAAGGAGCGCCTCTCCATTGAAAGCGATCCTAAAGCTTGGTTTGAGGCCGATGATGTTGAAACCGCCGAGGATATGATCGAGAAGATCAAGGATGCGCTGAAGGAGCATATGGCTGCCAAGGAGGCCATCACAGGCGCTGAACAGATGCGTGGCTTTGAAAAGTATCTGGTACTGCAGATCCTTGACCACCACTGGAAAGAGCACCTGCTGGCCATGGATCACCTGCGCCAGAGCGTAGGCCTGCGTGGTTATGCCCAGAAACAGCCGATTCAGGAGTACAAACGCGAGTCGTTCGAACTGTTCGAGGCTATGCTCAACAAGGTGCGTGAGCAGACCATGATCGCGCTGCACAGCGTGGAAGTAGAGATGCAAACTCCAGTTGTGGAGGAAGCACCGCGCGAGGCTGCACCTGTCACCTATAATCTTGGTGAAGAGGAAGAGGTTGAAGCACAGCATACCTACAAACGGGATCACCCAAAGGTTGGGCGGAATGAGCCCTGCCCATGCGGTTCAGGAAAGAAATACAAGCAGTGCCACGGTAAACACGGTTAA
- the argJ gene encoding bifunctional glutamate N-acetyltransferase/amino-acid acetyltransferase ArgJ, with amino-acid sequence MPVNQPELSPPLAVPGFKVGTASCGVKSPALKGKRQDLTLILSDVDCHAAGVFTQNRFRAACVRWGEQTLVTHADKIRAIVANAGNANAGLGEMETIWAKQLIESGASAACVGADSVLSASTGVIGTPFPIERIQANMHEAADSLAADNWEAAAHAIRTTDTFAKWSSAQIEMDGTTYTLTGISKGSGMIHPNMATMLGFVATDAPISAPELQVMLKRVANRSFNCISVDGDTSTNDTLYVLSSGLGLGHAPLSDTALFEQALTELCIELAQQIVRDGEGVSKFVTIEVSGGATESDARTVGRAIAVSPLVKTAFAGSDANWGRILSAVGNSGVAIDTNRITLSADDLLMFEKGNLHPDYRDEEGMAIFGNDEFTISLDLGMGESSATIWTGDLTHEYITINAEYRT; translated from the coding sequence ATGCCAGTAAATCAGCCTGAGCTTTCACCACCTCTTGCAGTACCCGGCTTTAAAGTCGGAACGGCATCCTGCGGCGTCAAATCACCGGCCCTGAAAGGTAAACGTCAGGATCTGACGTTGATCCTCTCCGATGTCGATTGCCATGCTGCAGGCGTATTCACCCAGAACCGCTTTCGTGCCGCCTGCGTGCGCTGGGGTGAACAGACACTGGTTACCCATGCTGACAAAATCCGCGCCATCGTCGCAAATGCCGGCAATGCCAATGCCGGTCTCGGAGAGATGGAAACGATCTGGGCAAAACAACTTATTGAGTCCGGCGCCTCTGCAGCATGTGTTGGTGCCGACTCTGTACTCTCTGCCTCCACCGGCGTAATCGGCACGCCTTTCCCCATCGAACGCATTCAGGCCAACATGCATGAAGCTGCCGATTCACTCGCAGCCGACAACTGGGAGGCTGCTGCCCATGCCATCCGCACCACTGATACCTTTGCCAAGTGGTCATCGGCGCAAATCGAGATGGATGGCACCACCTACACCCTGACCGGCATCTCCAAGGGCAGCGGCATGATTCACCCCAACATGGCAACCATGCTCGGCTTCGTCGCTACAGACGCTCCGATCAGCGCCCCAGAGCTGCAGGTCATGCTTAAGCGCGTTGCCAACCGCTCTTTCAACTGCATCAGCGTTGATGGCGACACCTCGACCAACGATACCCTATACGTGCTCTCCTCCGGTCTCGGCCTTGGCCATGCACCGCTCTCCGACACGGCACTTTTTGAGCAGGCACTTACAGAACTCTGTATTGAGTTGGCTCAGCAGATTGTGCGCGATGGCGAAGGCGTCTCGAAGTTTGTCACCATCGAAGTAAGCGGTGGTGCAACGGAAAGCGATGCACGCACGGTGGGTCGCGCCATTGCCGTATCCCCACTGGTTAAAACCGCCTTTGCCGGAAGCGATGCCAACTGGGGCCGCATTCTCTCTGCAGTCGGCAACTCCGGTGTGGCGATCGATACCAACCGCATCACCCTCTCCGCCGATGACCTGCTGATGTTCGAGAAGGGCAACCTGCACCCGGACTACAGGGATGAGGAGGGCATGGCGATCTTTGGTAATGATGAATTCACTATCTCGCTTGATCTCGGTATGGGTGAATCATCAGCCACCATCTGGACCGGCGATCTGACTCACGAATACATCACCATCAACGCCGAGTACCGCACCTGA
- a CDS encoding NUDIX domain-containing protein — protein MALVVPFDGDGKVLLLKRSADLHCGDLWSFPGGKIKAGETPKVAAKRELTEETGLEGCDWKFLGDSTFEYPDRLLHFLLFSCLCDNIESLVCESTHAWAEFDQLSNYPMPDANEELINMLITKLEDELK, from the coding sequence ATCGCACTTGTTGTCCCATTCGATGGCGATGGCAAGGTGCTGCTGCTAAAACGCAGTGCCGATCTGCACTGCGGTGACCTCTGGTCATTCCCTGGCGGTAAAATCAAAGCTGGCGAAACACCCAAAGTAGCTGCCAAACGCGAACTTACAGAGGAGACAGGGCTTGAAGGCTGTGACTGGAAGTTTCTCGGCGACTCCACTTTCGAGTATCCGGATCGCCTGCTTCACTTCCTGCTGTTCAGTTGCCTGTGTGACAACATCGAATCACTCGTATGTGAGTCTACCCATGCCTGGGCTGAATTCGATCAACTATCCAACTATCCCATGCCGGATGCCAATGAAGAACTGATCAATATGCTTATCACGAAGCTTGAGGATGAACTGAAATAA
- a CDS encoding bacteriohemerythrin: protein MSQQRDKAVVERIMNLILDDAIAHFAHEERLFIEKSYPDRQEHAQIHSELIDKFKLVLKEIRGSEFSREWIEMGMTIRELLVSHVLCEDTRYIEYLRSE from the coding sequence ATGAGTCAGCAACGGGATAAAGCAGTTGTTGAGCGTATCATGAACCTTATATTGGATGATGCCATTGCCCATTTCGCACATGAGGAGCGGCTATTTATCGAAAAATCTTATCCCGACAGACAGGAACATGCTCAAATCCACTCGGAACTTATCGATAAGTTTAAGCTGGTTTTGAAAGAGATCCGAGGCAGTGAGTTCAGCCGTGAATGGATTGAAATGGGGATGACAATCAGGGAGTTATTGGTAAGCCATGTTTTGTGCGAGGACACTCGCTACATCGAATATTTGCGGAGTGAGTAA
- a CDS encoding tyrosine-type recombinase/integrase produces MKTAATDLGLGEAVGRFLHELADVRLASEHTVAAYRRDLARFVEFCGDKPLQQVTRLQVQDWLVSCHASGLAASTLARRLSALSSFFDAAVQAHWCSANVAAGVRPPRQSKRLPRTMPPEQTAALMNSTDRASELRDMALVAVMYGCGLRVSEVVGLDLHDIDLQQFELRVFGKGRKERIVPLPQGAVHCLQAYLAERVSAMEEKAVFLNRFGKRLTARSVQRMLKERALENGADVSVTPHRLRHSFATHLLAGGVDLRAIQELLGHASLATTERYTHLDIAKLTEVYDKTHPRAKKKSG; encoded by the coding sequence GTGAAGACAGCGGCCACTGATCTGGGCCTTGGCGAGGCTGTCGGACGATTTCTTCATGAGCTTGCCGATGTGCGCCTGGCCTCTGAACATACGGTTGCCGCATATCGCCGTGACCTCGCTCGTTTTGTGGAGTTCTGCGGAGATAAACCGCTGCAGCAGGTAACACGCCTGCAGGTGCAGGACTGGCTGGTCAGTTGCCACGCCTCTGGTCTTGCCGCCTCCACACTGGCAAGGCGACTCTCTGCTCTCTCAAGCTTTTTCGATGCCGCTGTTCAGGCTCACTGGTGCAGTGCCAATGTCGCTGCTGGCGTGCGCCCACCCAGGCAGTCGAAGCGGTTGCCTCGCACCATGCCACCGGAACAGACAGCAGCCCTGATGAACAGTACTGATCGAGCCAGTGAGCTTCGTGATATGGCATTGGTGGCCGTGATGTATGGTTGTGGCCTGCGTGTTTCAGAGGTCGTGGGGCTGGATCTTCATGACATCGATCTGCAGCAGTTTGAACTTCGCGTGTTCGGAAAAGGGCGCAAGGAGCGTATCGTGCCACTGCCGCAAGGTGCTGTGCACTGTTTGCAGGCTTACCTGGCCGAACGCGTTTCGGCGATGGAGGAGAAGGCGGTATTTCTCAACCGGTTCGGCAAGCGTTTAACTGCCCGCAGCGTGCAGCGAATGCTCAAAGAGCGGGCGTTGGAGAATGGTGCCGATGTATCGGTCACTCCGCATAGGCTCCGCCACTCCTTCGCCACCCATCTGCTGGCAGGCGGTGTTGATCTGCGTGCTATTCAGGAGCTTCTTGGCCATGCATCGCTGGCTACCACCGAACGCTACACCCACCTCGACATCGCCAAGCTCACCGAGGTTTACGATAAAACCCACCCAAGAGCGAAAAAGAAAAGCGGTTGA
- a CDS encoding DUF484 family protein has protein sequence MSKKEKASKVEDLSSRRFQQMADENRELKVYVADVMQRLRQNERLFSRMFDLESQVLKSTDPEDLCFTLLRGLRSSFELDFVRFWLDRSSFIGGHKLGSLSERDLVWVEKDEIREMGISRKQAWLIQLSPEHAFDWLGSQDQHLGSIALLTLGDLDRPFGVLGVGSIDRDRFAPDQSSDFLQHLAQVVGLTLEHAVAREHLARLSVTDTLTGSQNRRFLQPHSHHPLSQWFGNVTQVSCLYADVDQFKGLSERLGEEVGDNVLNMVSKALHKHVRSSDPLIRMGGDEFVLLLPGCGEEKARDIAALTIQAIAESGVVEGEQITASVGVAFSSANRDLAVKELIALADQAMYVAKALGGNRFEVADSGEDSGH, from the coding sequence ATGAGTAAGAAAGAAAAAGCCTCAAAGGTGGAGGATCTCTCCAGTCGACGCTTTCAGCAGATGGCAGATGAGAACCGGGAACTAAAAGTTTATGTCGCTGATGTGATGCAGCGTCTGCGCCAGAACGAACGGCTCTTCTCGCGCATGTTTGACCTGGAGTCGCAGGTGCTTAAATCCACCGATCCTGAGGATCTCTGTTTTACCCTGTTGCGCGGCCTGCGTTCAAGCTTTGAACTCGATTTTGTCCGCTTCTGGCTGGATCGTTCCAGTTTTATTGGCGGGCATAAGCTGGGCTCACTTTCCGAACGCGACCTGGTCTGGGTGGAGAAGGATGAGATCAGGGAGATGGGGATTTCACGCAAACAGGCGTGGCTGATTCAGCTCTCACCCGAGCATGCGTTCGACTGGCTTGGATCGCAGGATCAGCACCTTGGTTCGATTGCGTTACTGACACTGGGTGACCTGGATAGGCCCTTCGGCGTACTCGGTGTGGGTTCGATTGACCGTGACCGCTTCGCGCCCGATCAAAGCAGCGATTTTCTTCAGCACCTGGCACAGGTGGTTGGGCTAACCCTTGAACATGCTGTGGCCCGTGAACACCTAGCCCGCCTTTCAGTTACAGATACATTAACAGGCAGCCAGAACCGGCGCTTTTTACAGCCACACAGTCATCACCCGTTGTCACAGTGGTTTGGTAACGTAACACAGGTCTCATGTCTGTATGCTGATGTGGATCAGTTCAAGGGACTGAGTGAGCGCTTGGGAGAAGAGGTCGGTGATAATGTCTTGAACATGGTTAGCAAGGCGTTGCATAAGCATGTCCGGTCCAGCGATCCATTGATTCGCATGGGAGGCGATGAATTCGTATTGCTTCTGCCTGGCTGTGGGGAGGAGAAGGCTCGTGATATCGCAGCGCTTACCATCCAGGCCATTGCCGAGAGCGGTGTGGTTGAAGGTGAGCAGATCACAGCCAGTGTCGGTGTGGCATTCTCGTCTGCTAATCGGGACCTGGCGGTGAAAGAGCTGATCGCATTGGCCGATCAGGCGATGTATGTTGCCAAAGCACTGGGAGGAAACCGATTCGAGGTGGCCGACTCAGGTGAAGACAGCGGCCACTGA